The proteins below come from a single bacterium genomic window:
- a CDS encoding multidrug efflux RND transporter permease subunit, whose translation MFIDFFVKRPRFAGVCSAIILLIGAICIPMLPVAQYPQIAPPQITVTTNYIGANSQTVESSVTTPLEQEINGVEGMKYITSSSSNDGTSVINIVFDLNRNLDAALMEVQNRVKMAEARLPAEVKSTGISIQKNSTAMLLIYGLYSDGGKYDNSFISNYADRFIKDRLKQVKGVGSVNIFGERKYAMRLWLDPGKLAARLLIAGDVIKALQEQNIQVAAGQIGQPPVNSNQSIQMSVKTSGRLQTVKEFNDLIIKTGSNGSFVRLSDVGYAELGAENYSSTAKFMGQEFIALGVFQLPNANALEVSNNVKKEMQKISESFPAGLKYKQIVDETEVVNESIKEVLFTLLGAILLVIAVIYIFLQNWRTTIIPAITIPISLIGTFAFLKLFGFSINTLTLFGITLATGLVVDDAIVVIENIERFIKEKGMPPAIAAVEATKEVFSAVIATSLVLIAVFVPIAFFPGVTGQLYKQFALTIAFSIAISTFNALTLTPALAALLISHQHKESLFFDKVNIFIQNTRNFYNKLLNFVIQHIKPTLTIFCLLIGATYLLFKIVPSAFVPNEDQGFIVSIIQTPEGSSLSQTEKVLDQAEYIYRQTPEIAYAVSIGGFSFMGNGPNKGIQFISLKPLRERSGNEHSVNAVVNRLRGQLMGIPNAIIMPFEPPAIQGVGNIGGFQFEIKDEDGHTLNELSSATQSVIATGSKSPVLLGLFSSFSANNPQVMVKVDKFKAKQLNISLQDIYTTMQVFLGSMYVNDFDYLNKVYRVYIQADQQFRNNPDNIGQFYVRSQNGSMIQLSNLISTSQTYTAQTISHYNLFRSSEINGSPFFGRSSGEAIKEMESIAKKVLPQGMSFEWSGTALEEMESGSKATFIFALSFIFIFLILVAQYESFMNPVIILMAVPVAIFGALLAQFTRGFQNDVFCQIGMVMLIGLASKNAILIVEFANQLHEKGLSIKNAVMQAAAIRFRPILMTSLSFMLGILPLVLSTGAGSASRQSMGTAIFGGMLVSTVLNLLFIPVFYILVLSLRENFRKNKTIAPTGETLDSSNDNENKYQ comes from the coding sequence ATGTTTATAGATTTTTTTGTTAAAAGACCACGATTTGCAGGAGTTTGTTCTGCAATAATTCTGTTAATAGGTGCTATTTGTATTCCGATGCTTCCTGTTGCCCAATATCCACAAATCGCTCCCCCTCAAATCACAGTAACAACAAATTATATCGGAGCTAATTCACAAACTGTTGAATCTTCTGTAACTACGCCTTTAGAACAGGAAATTAACGGCGTAGAAGGAATGAAATATATTACTTCCAGCAGCAGTAACGATGGAACAAGCGTTATTAATATTGTCTTTGATTTGAACAGAAACCTTGATGCGGCTTTGATGGAAGTACAGAACAGGGTAAAAATGGCAGAGGCAAGACTCCCTGCTGAAGTTAAATCAACCGGCATCAGCATTCAAAAAAATTCAACCGCAATGCTCTTAATCTACGGTTTATACTCGGATGGCGGCAAATACGATAATTCTTTCATAAGCAATTATGCGGATCGTTTTATAAAAGACAGGTTAAAACAGGTAAAAGGCGTTGGTTCAGTTAATATATTCGGAGAAAGAAAGTATGCAATGCGACTTTGGCTTGATCCGGGGAAACTTGCAGCCAGATTATTAATCGCCGGTGACGTGATTAAAGCTCTTCAAGAACAAAATATTCAGGTAGCAGCGGGTCAAATAGGTCAACCCCCCGTTAACAGCAATCAATCAATACAAATGAGTGTTAAAACTTCCGGAAGATTACAAACTGTTAAAGAATTTAATGATCTTATAATAAAAACAGGCTCAAACGGCAGTTTTGTAAGATTAAGCGATGTCGGTTATGCAGAACTCGGTGCAGAGAACTATTCTTCAACAGCCAAATTTATGGGGCAGGAATTTATTGCTTTAGGTGTTTTCCAGCTTCCAAATGCCAATGCGTTGGAAGTCAGCAATAATGTAAAAAAAGAAATGCAAAAGATTTCTGAAAGCTTTCCTGCAGGTTTGAAGTACAAGCAAATTGTTGATGAGACAGAAGTTGTCAATGAGTCCATCAAGGAAGTTCTTTTCACTCTTTTAGGCGCAATTTTACTTGTTATAGCGGTAATTTATATTTTTCTTCAAAACTGGAGAACAACTATTATTCCGGCAATTACAATACCTATTTCTTTAATAGGAACTTTTGCCTTCTTGAAGCTTTTTGGATTCTCGATAAATACACTTACATTGTTTGGAATAACTCTGGCAACAGGTCTTGTTGTTGATGATGCAATCGTTGTTATTGAAAATATTGAACGTTTTATAAAAGAAAAGGGCATGCCTCCTGCTATAGCAGCAGTAGAAGCAACAAAAGAAGTGTTTAGCGCAGTTATAGCAACATCTCTTGTACTTATAGCCGTTTTTGTCCCGATTGCTTTTTTCCCCGGAGTAACCGGTCAGCTGTACAAACAATTTGCTCTCACAATTGCCTTTTCTATCGCAATATCGACATTTAATGCATTAACATTAACCCCTGCCTTGGCGGCTTTATTAATTTCTCATCAACATAAAGAATCATTGTTCTTTGACAAAGTAAATATTTTTATTCAAAATACCAGAAATTTTTATAACAAATTACTCAACTTTGTTATTCAGCATATAAAGCCCACTTTGACTATATTTTGTCTTTTAATCGGAGCAACATATTTATTGTTCAAAATAGTTCCTTCAGCCTTTGTTCCAAATGAAGATCAGGGATTTATTGTTTCAATTATTCAAACACCTGAAGGGTCTTCTCTTTCTCAAACTGAAAAAGTTCTTGATCAGGCCGAATATATTTATCGTCAAACTCCTGAAATTGCTTATGCCGTTTCCATAGGAGGTTTTAGCTTTATGGGAAACGGACCTAATAAAGGCATCCAGTTTATTTCCTTAAAACCTCTCAGGGAAAGAAGCGGCAATGAACATTCTGTAAATGCCGTTGTAAACAGACTCAGAGGTCAACTCATGGGAATACCGAACGCTATTATTATGCCGTTTGAACCGCCTGCAATTCAAGGTGTCGGAAATATCGGAGGATTTCAGTTTGAAATTAAAGATGAGGACGGACATACTCTTAATGAATTAAGTTCGGCAACTCAGTCTGTCATTGCGACAGGAAGCAAATCACCTGTCCTGCTCGGTCTTTTTTCGAGTTTCAGTGCAAACAACCCACAGGTAATGGTTAAAGTTGATAAATTCAAGGCAAAACAATTAAATATTTCCTTGCAGGACATCTATACGACTATGCAAGTATTTTTAGGTTCAATGTACGTCAATGATTTTGACTATCTTAACAAGGTATACAGAGTTTATATTCAGGCTGATCAGCAATTCAGAAACAATCCTGACAATATCGGTCAATTCTATGTCCGTTCACAAAACGGCTCTATGATTCAGCTTTCAAACCTTATCTCAACTTCACAAACATATACTGCGCAGACAATAAGTCATTACAACCTGTTCAGATCTTCTGAAATAAACGGCTCTCCTTTCTTTGGACGCAGTTCAGGCGAAGCGATTAAGGAAATGGAGTCTATTGCCAAAAAAGTTCTCCCTCAGGGAATGTCTTTTGAATGGTCTGGAACTGCATTAGAAGAAATGGAATCAGGCTCTAAAGCCACATTTATTTTTGCTTTAAGTTTTATATTTATATTTTTAATACTTGTAGCCCAATATGAAAGCTTTATGAATCCTGTTATAATCTTAATGGCTGTACCGGTGGCTATTTTTGGGGCATTATTGGCACAATTTACACGCGGGTTTCAAAATGACGTTTTTTGTCAGATTGGTATGGTTATGCTGATTGGTCTTGCAAGCAAAAACGCTATTTTAATAGTTGAATTTGCAAATCAGCTTCATGAAAAAGGATTATCAATAAAAAATGCGGTAATGCAGGCAGCAGCCATTCGTTTTCGCCCCATTTTAATGACATCACTGTCATTTATGCTTGGTATTTTGCCGTTAGTCTTATCAACCGGAGCCGGTTCTGCGAGCCGTCAGTCTATGGGAACAGCTATATTTGGCGGAATGCTGGTTTCAACAGTTTTAAACCTGCTTTTTATTCCTGTTTTTTATATTTTAGTTCTGTCTTTAAGGGAAAATTTCAGGAAGAATAAAACTATTGCTCCTACAGGAGAAACACTGGATTCCTCAAATGACAACGAAAATAAATATCAATAA
- a CDS encoding ABC transporter ATP-binding protein has product MSLISTSQLRKTYIMGDVEVNALQDVSLSIEAGDFVSIMGQSGSGKSTFMNIIGCLDKPTEGKYLLDGINISNLKRDELASIRNEKIGFVFQGFNLVPRTSAMENVELPMIYSGKSLFERKIKTTEALKTVGLEGRIHHTPNQLSGGQQQRVAIARAIVNDAPIIMADEPTGNLDTKTSCEIMELFVKLNKESKKTIILVTHEPEIAEYSKRIIRFKDGYVVSDEIKTKYR; this is encoded by the coding sequence ATGTCACTTATAAGTACAAGTCAGCTTAGAAAAACCTATATAATGGGCGATGTTGAGGTTAATGCGCTTCAAGATGTTTCATTATCTATTGAAGCAGGCGATTTTGTTTCAATAATGGGACAATCCGGCTCAGGCAAGTCAACTTTTATGAATATTATCGGCTGCCTTGACAAACCTACAGAAGGAAAATACCTGCTTGACGGCATAAATATAAGCAATTTAAAGAGAGATGAACTTGCAAGCATCAGAAACGAAAAGATAGGGTTTGTTTTTCAGGGTTTTAACCTTGTGCCGAGGACTTCTGCAATGGAAAATGTTGAACTGCCTATGATATACAGCGGCAAATCTTTATTTGAAAGAAAAATTAAAACAACAGAAGCCCTTAAAACAGTAGGTCTTGAAGGACGGATTCATCATACACCTAATCAGCTTTCCGGCGGGCAGCAACAAAGAGTGGCAATAGCAAGGGCTATAGTTAATGATGCGCCTATAATTATGGCAGATGAACCCACAGGAAACTTGGACACAAAAACAAGCTGTGAAATAATGGAACTGTTTGTTAAACTTAATAAGGAATCAAAAAAAACCATAATTCTGGTAACTCATGAGCCAGAAATTGCCGAATATTCGAAAAGAATTATAAGATTTAAAGACGGATACGTTGTAAGCGACGAAATTAAAACCAAATACCGGTAA
- a CDS encoding TetR/AcrR family transcriptional regulator gives MKNKSELIFNAAFKLFLKCGYNNTSMDEVAKEAGVSKQTIYNNFENKQIILQKIVINQSKKYYKDIEDVEVTEENFDILLEKFCKNFLKLVIDEKLCAVHRIVLSEMATNPNITKNFYNIGPSITYIMLEKFISKAAAKGLIQVSSPSKYADHLISLLKGKYYNEILFGVRDNVSKEELEEHLKSVLTILNNSKNK, from the coding sequence ATGAAAAACAAATCAGAGTTAATATTTAATGCCGCCTTTAAATTATTTTTAAAATGCGGTTATAATAACACTTCTATGGATGAAGTGGCGAAAGAAGCAGGTGTTTCCAAGCAAACTATTTATAATAATTTTGAAAATAAACAAATTATTTTGCAAAAAATTGTGATTAATCAAAGCAAAAAATACTATAAAGATATTGAAGACGTAGAAGTTACTGAAGAAAATTTTGATATTTTACTGGAAAAATTTTGCAAAAATTTTCTAAAACTTGTAATCGACGAGAAATTATGCGCGGTTCATCGCATAGTTTTAAGCGAAATGGCTACTAATCCTAACATAACAAAGAATTTTTATAACATAGGCCCTTCGATAACCTACATTATGCTGGAAAAATTTATTTCAAAAGCCGCAGCAAAAGGGTTAATACAGGTCTCTTCTCCCTCAAAATATGCTGATCATTTAATTTCGCTATTAAAAGGTAAATATTACAATGAAATTCTATTTGGTGTAAGGGATAATGTTTCTAAAGAAGAACTGGA
- a CDS encoding ABC transporter permease: MIDLSSTIKIAYRALKVNKMRSILTSLGIIIGVSAVIIMLAVGSGASKQVSDQISTMGSNLLIVMPGATTSGGTRMSMGSKPTLTVKDAEAIKKECSSVANVAPIVSGTGQIVFGNQNWSTQIIGSTPNLLDIRDWGLSSGNIFTNEDVKNATKVCILGQTVVINLFGDLDPLGKIIRIKGIPFKVIGTLERKGQSMVGQDQDDGIYIPLTTGQKKLFGSEFPGMVRIIMVKANNAEALSTSEEEITALLKEKHHIGLKQEDDFSIRNLTQMMQMAQQASNVMALLLGAIASISLLVGGIGIMNIMLVSVTERTKEIGIRMAIGAKTWDIRLQFLIEALMLSLSGGIVGILIGILGANLISSAAGWPTMVSPLSIILSFGFSGVVGIFFGFYPAYKASLLSPIDALRYE; encoded by the coding sequence ATGATTGACCTTTCTTCCACGATAAAAATTGCATATAGAGCCCTAAAAGTCAATAAAATGCGCTCAATCCTGACCAGTCTCGGGATAATTATAGGGGTTAGCGCCGTTATAATAATGCTTGCAGTAGGCTCTGGAGCAAGCAAGCAAGTCTCAGACCAGATTTCAACAATGGGAAGTAATCTTCTTATCGTAATGCCTGGAGCAACAACTTCCGGAGGAACGAGAATGAGCATGGGCAGCAAACCGACTTTAACAGTAAAAGACGCCGAGGCTATAAAAAAAGAATGTTCTTCTGTTGCTAATGTTGCTCCGATTGTTTCGGGCACAGGTCAAATTGTATTCGGAAACCAGAACTGGTCTACACAAATTATAGGCTCAACCCCTAATTTACTTGATATTAGAGATTGGGGACTTTCTTCAGGCAATATATTCACTAATGAAGACGTAAAAAATGCCACAAAAGTTTGTATCTTAGGGCAAACTGTTGTTATAAACCTTTTTGGCGACCTTGATCCTCTTGGAAAAATCATCAGGATAAAAGGGATTCCGTTCAAAGTTATAGGGACTCTTGAAAGAAAAGGACAATCTATGGTCGGTCAAGATCAGGATGACGGGATTTATATTCCTCTGACAACCGGGCAGAAAAAACTTTTTGGCTCTGAATTTCCAGGAATGGTCAGGATTATTATGGTAAAAGCAAATAATGCAGAAGCCTTAAGCACTTCGGAAGAAGAAATAACGGCTTTATTAAAAGAAAAACATCATATTGGGCTGAAACAGGAAGATGATTTTAGCATAAGAAACCTCACTCAGATGATGCAAATGGCTCAACAGGCATCAAATGTAATGGCTTTATTGCTTGGAGCAATTGCGTCTATTTCTTTGCTTGTCGGAGGTATAGGAATTATGAACATAATGCTTGTTTCTGTCACTGAAAGAACGAAAGAAATAGGAATAAGAATGGCAATAGGCGCAAAAACATGGGATATTCGCCTTCAATTTCTTATAGAAGCCCTCATGCTGTCATTATCAGGTGGCATTGTCGGAATTTTAATCGGCATACTCGGAGCGAACTTAATTTCATCTGCTGCCGGTTGGCCTACAATGGTTTCGCCTTTATCAATAATTCTTTCATTTGGATTTTCAGGGGTAGTGGGTATTTTCTTCGGGTTTTATCCTGCATACAAAGCCTCTTTGCTCAGCCCGATAGATGCCCTCAGGTATGAATAA
- a CDS encoding U32 family peptidase, with translation MKLSIATNFDNELIEQIKDYPVEELYGKLSKDFVGGGRSSYMLAPVEKNILVEHIAHAKKYNIGFNYLLNASCIDNLETTRDGQKQIRKLLDWLTKIGVTSLTVSTPFLLQTIKKSYPHFRVRISVFACVNNLRKAQYWEEMGADIIALDSHVLNKDFKTLKLLKEKLSCGMEILTNGNCLMNCMMAHVHPNLMAHSSQSKHTSDGFVIDHCFLYCQKKKTEEPANYLKSDWIRPEDIHYYEEIGYENFKLVERNIKTEEMVKRVKAYSNRSYDGNLLDLVQGFGFKDQQKLSANSKFNKLAFFFKPTKINMFKLNKIKELCTRKGMLLPLKSVPVYIDNKKLDGFIEPFLKRSCMDLNCGIDCKHCDYYADKVITIDTAFQKDCIQLHKDIDDDIYSGKMWK, from the coding sequence ATGAAATTATCGATTGCTACAAATTTTGATAATGAATTAATAGAACAAATAAAAGATTATCCTGTCGAAGAGCTTTATGGAAAACTTTCAAAGGACTTTGTCGGAGGAGGAAGATCTTCCTATATGCTTGCACCTGTTGAAAAAAACATATTAGTAGAACATATAGCCCATGCAAAAAAATACAATATAGGATTCAATTATCTTTTGAATGCAAGTTGTATAGATAACCTTGAAACAACCAGAGATGGGCAGAAACAAATCAGAAAATTGCTGGACTGGCTTACAAAAATAGGCGTAACTTCACTTACTGTGTCGACTCCATTTTTATTGCAGACAATAAAAAAGAGTTATCCGCACTTTCGTGTGAGAATTTCTGTTTTTGCGTGTGTTAATAACCTTAGAAAAGCACAATACTGGGAAGAAATGGGTGCAGATATAATTGCGCTTGATTCGCATGTATTAAACAAAGATTTTAAAACACTCAAGCTTTTAAAAGAAAAACTTTCCTGCGGGATGGAAATTTTGACTAACGGAAATTGCCTTATGAATTGCATGATGGCTCATGTGCATCCGAATTTAATGGCTCATAGCTCGCAATCAAAGCATACTTCCGACGGATTTGTTATAGACCACTGTTTTTTGTACTGTCAAAAAAAGAAAACGGAAGAACCCGCAAATTATTTAAAGTCAGACTGGATACGCCCTGAGGATATACATTACTATGAAGAAATAGGCTATGAAAACTTTAAGCTGGTAGAAAGAAATATCAAAACGGAAGAAATGGTAAAAAGAGTAAAAGCTTATTCCAATCGTTCTTATGACGGAAACTTACTTGATTTGGTTCAGGGGTTTGGATTTAAGGACCAACAAAAACTTTCAGCAAATTCAAAGTTTAATAAACTGGCATTTTTCTTTAAACCTACAAAAATTAATATGTTTAAATTAAATAAAATTAAAGAACTCTGCACAAGAAAAGGAATGTTGTTGCCGCTTAAATCTGTTCCCGTTTATATTGATAACAAAAAACTGGATGGATTTATTGAACCTTTTTTAAAAAGATCCTGTATGGATTTAAATTGCGGGATTGACTGCAAACATTGCGATTACTATGCCGACAAAGTTATCACAATTGATACTGCATTTCAAAAAGATTGTATTCAACTCCATAAAGATATAGATGATGATATTTATTCAGGAAAAATGTGGAAATAA
- a CDS encoding 3-oxoacyl-[acyl-carrier-protein] synthase III C-terminal domain-containing protein: protein MTCVIKTNTLLPEYKHSEQEAIEQYKNWVSEKSQSFQNKAIKIFESAVIKEKHTIAPAEVLFSKRTFEETNNLYKEKAVEFGTKILADTLQKTEIKPEELDFIITTSCTGFMIPSFDTYVINSLGLRKDIKKLPITEIGCAAGASALIYANDFLKAYPDKKAAVITLEFPSNTIQLDDYSWDNIVGTALFADGIGCAILGENIRGCPEIIDSQMHQVVDTTEILGYNITNTGLKMNLDKTIPNVIEEHFEQIVSDFLNTNGLKIEDVDHFLIHPGGIKILNKIENILSKYNKNVDISRKIMETYGNLSSSTILFILNEYMNNTAAGETALVLSFGPGFSAHQLLLRWN, encoded by the coding sequence ATGACGTGTGTGATAAAAACAAATACTTTGCTTCCTGAATATAAGCATTCTGAGCAGGAAGCCATAGAACAATATAAAAATTGGGTATCGGAAAAAAGCCAATCGTTTCAAAACAAAGCAATAAAAATCTTTGAAAGTGCTGTTATAAAAGAAAAACATACAATTGCACCTGCTGAAGTTCTTTTTAGCAAAAGAACTTTTGAAGAAACAAATAATTTATACAAAGAAAAAGCAGTGGAATTTGGAACAAAAATTTTAGCGGATACATTGCAAAAAACAGAAATTAAACCTGAAGAATTGGACTTTATCATAACCACATCCTGTACAGGGTTTATGATTCCTTCATTTGATACTTATGTGATTAACAGTTTGGGATTGAGAAAAGACATAAAGAAGCTTCCGATAACCGAAATTGGTTGTGCGGCAGGAGCATCAGCATTAATTTATGCCAACGATTTTTTAAAAGCATATCCTGATAAGAAAGCAGCTGTTATTACTCTTGAATTTCCTAGTAATACAATCCAGTTGGATGATTATAGCTGGGATAATATTGTAGGGACAGCATTATTTGCTGATGGAATAGGATGCGCAATACTGGGAGAAAATATTCGGGGGTGTCCTGAAATTATTGATTCACAAATGCATCAGGTGGTCGATACAACTGAAATTTTAGGTTATAACATTACAAACACAGGTTTGAAAATGAATCTCGATAAAACTATTCCGAATGTGATTGAAGAACATTTTGAACAGATAGTTTCGGATTTTTTAAACACAAATGGCTTAAAAATAGAAGATGTAGACCATTTTCTGATTCATCCGGGCGGAATAAAAATTCTTAACAAAATTGAAAATATTCTTTCTAAATATAATAAAAATGTCGATATTTCCAGAAAAATTATGGAAACATACGGCAATTTATCGAGCAGTACAATACTTTTTATTTTAAATGAATATATGAATAATACTGCCGCTGGAGAAACTGCTTTAGTATTGAGCTTTGGTCCCGGATTTTCAGCGCATCAGTTACTTTTAAGATGGAATTAA
- a CDS encoding ubiquinone/menaquinone biosynthesis methyltransferase, producing MTIHDNKSKLQLLEDVGFVKYFTGNSWSEYNRKFFDNLAKKYDATNALHSFGTKSIIDKKSIEKIHFPVNASVLDLCTGSGDICIRIAKKHPDFKIIALDASEKMLEIAKQKAKGCNNIDFVKGDALSLPYEDNSFDVLIISFGLRNLENIQAGLKEMQRVVKSGGYVVNIDQGKPENPVFKALYQVYFYGIAPLIGKLIFHMGEFNSFKYLPESNKYFPSQQELVKIFEEVGFKDINNYNYWLGAISQQIARVE from the coding sequence ATGACTATTCATGACAACAAGTCCAAATTACAACTTCTGGAAGATGTGGGATTTGTAAAATATTTTACCGGAAACTCATGGAGTGAGTATAACAGGAAATTTTTTGATAATCTTGCCAAAAAATATGATGCCACAAACGCTTTGCATAGCTTTGGCACGAAAAGTATTATTGACAAAAAATCAATTGAAAAAATCCATTTTCCTGTAAACGCCTCTGTGCTTGATTTATGTACAGGAAGTGGAGATATCTGCATTAGGATAGCAAAGAAACATCCTGATTTTAAAATTATAGCTCTCGATGCATCGGAAAAAATGCTTGAAATAGCAAAACAAAAAGCAAAAGGCTGCAATAATATTGATTTTGTAAAAGGTGACGCCTTAAGCCTGCCTTATGAAGATAATTCATTTGATGTTTTAATAATAAGTTTCGGACTTCGGAATCTTGAAAATATTCAGGCAGGACTTAAAGAAATGCAAAGAGTTGTAAAATCCGGCGGTTATGTAGTTAATATTGATCAGGGAAAACCTGAAAATCCTGTCTTTAAAGCTCTTTATCAAGTTTATTTTTACGGCATAGCTCCATTAATAGGGAAATTAATTTTTCATATGGGAGAATTTAATTCTTTCAAATATTTGCCCGAATCTAACAAATATTTTCCTTCCCAGCAAGAACTTGTGAAAATTTTTGAAGAAGTCGGATTTAAAGATATAAATAATTACAATTACTGGCTTGGCGCGATTTCTCAACAAATTGCGAGGGTCGAATAA
- a CDS encoding efflux RND transporter periplasmic adaptor subunit: MNSAKNKLTLISLMIVSLIGLTGCNKPPFMGAMPPMPVETTVIKASKVINSEIYQANLISRYSVVLQPQISGQIANIYVKAGEHVKAGQLLMLIDKRKQESVLNSSQANVSAAKAALYNYQAQRKISESNFEYNKQMYERYKALYSKNTVSKQDLEKYTDSYNKARFDLEANAAQIEAQKAEIEKADFAIKEQQLQLQYYKITAPYYGIVGDIPVKTGSYVNPTTPLLSITQNDTLETNVGLPSDKVFDVKNGLSVEILDNDNNVIKRSKISFVSPVIDKDTQTILVKAIISNADGILKADQSVKARVVYSDIKGILVPTGSIVNFGGQDFVYVVNLKDKKPFVKQKPVKLGNIQGDKYVILGGLTQGEQIVTQGIQKLMDGAPVAIIEKGN, translated from the coding sequence ATGAATAGCGCTAAAAATAAATTAACTTTAATTTCATTAATGATTGTTTCATTAATCGGTTTGACAGGATGCAACAAACCTCCGTTTATGGGGGCAATGCCTCCCATGCCGGTAGAAACAACTGTTATAAAAGCATCAAAAGTTATAAATTCCGAGATCTATCAGGCAAATCTTATTTCTCGCTATTCGGTTGTTCTTCAACCCCAAATTTCGGGTCAAATTGCGAATATTTACGTTAAAGCAGGTGAACATGTCAAAGCGGGTCAATTATTAATGCTTATTGACAAACGCAAACAGGAATCAGTTTTAAATTCAAGTCAGGCAAATGTTTCTGCGGCAAAGGCAGCTCTTTATAATTATCAGGCTCAAAGAAAAATTTCAGAATCAAATTTTGAATATAACAAACAAATGTATGAAAGATATAAAGCTTTATATTCAAAGAATACCGTCAGTAAGCAGGATTTAGAAAAATATACTGACAGCTATAACAAAGCCAGATTTGATCTTGAGGCTAATGCTGCACAAATTGAAGCGCAAAAAGCAGAAATTGAAAAAGCCGATTTTGCCATTAAAGAACAGCAACTACAGCTTCAATATTACAAAATTACAGCTCCTTATTATGGAATTGTTGGCGATATTCCGGTAAAAACAGGAAGTTATGTAAATCCAACCACGCCTTTATTAAGCATTACACAAAATGATACGCTGGAAACCAATGTCGGATTGCCTTCAGACAAGGTGTTTGATGTTAAAAATGGCTTGTCTGTTGAGATTTTAGATAACGACAATAATGTAATCAAACGTTCAAAAATCTCTTTTGTATCCCCTGTTATAGATAAAGACACTCAAACAATTTTAGTTAAAGCAATTATTTCTAATGCTGACGGGATTTTAAAAGCCGATCAATCAGTTAAAGCACGGGTTGTTTACAGTGATATCAAAGGAATTTTAGTTCCGACAGGTTCAATAGTTAATTTTGGCGGTCAGGACTTTGTATATGTCGTTAATTTAAAAGACAAAAAGCCTTTTGTAAAACAAAAACCGGTTAAACTTGGTAATATTCAAGGTGACAAATACGTTATTCTCGGCGGTTTGACTCAAGGTGAGCAAATTGTAACACAGGGAATACAGAAATTAATGGATGGCGCTCCTGTCGCAATTATTGAAAAAGGTAATTAA
- a CDS encoding NAD(P)H-dependent oxidoreductase has protein sequence MNKKKKILLIDLHPDSQSFCSVMAQKYVDGAIASEFEVKIIKVRELNFDNVLHFGYREIQALEPDLIQAQEEIKWCSHLVFITPVWWGSIPSSAKGFIDRVLLSGFSYKFDIKKKRPVGLLKNRSASVIYTQGAPFIYSKFFTGDAFWNFMKICILQFCGFSNIKRKCFDKVKSGTDKERLKILNETYELGKKGF, from the coding sequence ATGAACAAAAAGAAAAAAATATTATTAATAGACTTACACCCTGACAGTCAAAGTTTTTGCTCTGTTATGGCACAAAAATACGTAGACGGTGCTATTGCTTCAGAATTTGAGGTGAAAATTATCAAGGTCAGAGAATTGAATTTCGATAATGTGCTTCATTTCGGTTATAGAGAAATTCAAGCTCTTGAACCAGACTTGATTCAAGCACAGGAAGAAATTAAGTGGTGCAGCCACCTTGTATTTATCACTCCAGTGTGGTGGGGCTCTATTCCTTCCAGTGCAAAGGGCTTTATTGACAGAGTTTTATTAAGCGGATTTTCTTATAAGTTTGATATAAAGAAAAAAAGACCTGTCGGTTTACTGAAAAACAGGTCGGCAAGCGTGATTTATACACAGGGAGCGCCTTTTATTTACAGCAAATTTTTTACAGGAGATGCCTTCTGGAATTTTATGAAAATTTGTATTCTTCAGTTTTGCGGCTTTTCAAACATTAAAAGAAAATGCTTTGATAAAGTAAAGTCGGGAACAGATAAAGAAAGATTGAAAATTTTAAACGAAACTTATGAACTTGGAAAAAAAGGATTTTAA